AGCCTTTTATCAGAGTCAACTGCGCTGCCATTCCGGAGAACCTGCTGGAGTCGGAACTCTTCGGTTACGTGGAAGGGGCTTTTACCGGAGCCAAAAAAGGAGGGCAAATCGGCAAGTTCGAGTTGGCCCATAAAGGAACCATTTTCCTGGATGAGATCGGGGACATGTCTCCCCACATGCAAGCCAAGCTCCTGCGCGTGCTGCAGGACAAGACCATTGAAAGGTTGGGGGAGGGGATTCCCCGGCAGGTGGATGTGCGGGTGGTGGCGGCCACCAACCGTAATCTGGAGGAACTCATGGCCAATCACCATTTCCGGGAGGACTTGTATTACCGCTTAACCGTCGTGGTCTTAAATGTCCCCCCTCTGCGGGAGCGGAAGGAAGACATTCCCCTGCTGGCCGGGCATTTCATTAAGCAGTTCAACCGGCAGTTCGGGCTGAGGGTGGAGGGGCTGGCACCGGAAGTGCTGGATTTGTTCCGGCGCTATGATTGGCCCGGCAATGTCAGGGAACTGCAAAACGTGATTGAGCGGGCTTTTAACTTGATGGACGGCCCGGTCATTGAGCTCAAGCACCTGCCCCTTTACCTGGTGGAAAAAAGCAGCCGCGCCCGGGTAAACGCCGCCATTGCCAGGGGCCTGCCCTATGCCATGGCCCAGCTGGAAAAAGAAGCGATTACCGAGGCCTTGAAGCTGACGAAAGGCAACCGTAATAAAGCCCCCTCCCTGTTGAACATCTCCCGGGCCAGCCTGTTCAACAAAATCAAGCGATACGGGATTAAGGGCTAACCCCGGGAGAACCGTCTAAAATTTAGACCGGTCCAAATCTTAGACTCCAGTCCGGCGGTTTGTTTTGTACCCGGTCCGTTTATCCCTTTGCCGTTGATTGCGGTCTAAAATTTGGACCGGCCCGGTAAAAGCAATTTGGCTCGGAAATAAACTGAAAATTCCCCTAAATCCAGCAATACCAAAGATTCGTGTTAGTTAGTGTTTTAACAAAACTCCGCGGCACGATCTTTGCAGTCCATGGGTGGCGGATCTTATAAAGGGGGAGGAATTGCATGGGTGTAAAGAACAAGAAAATGTCAATCGAAGAAGCGGTGAGCCTGATAAAAGACGGTGATTCCGTCACTTTCAGCGGTTTCACCATTTGGCGCAGGCCGATGGCCTTAATTTACGAAATTGTCAGGCAACGCAAGAAGAACCTGCACCTCATTGAGGTGAACTCCGGTACCCACGGGGAGATCCTCATCGGTGCCGGCTGTGTGAAAGTGTGGGAGTCCTGCTGGATTGGCCATGAACTGTACGGCAAGCTGGGGGCCAACCTGGCCCGTAAGGTTAAAGCAGGCGAACTGGTAGTGGAAGATTACAGCCATTACCAGATGCTCCTCCGGTTCACGGCGGGAGCGATGGGAGTGCCCTACCTGCCTTGCCGGGCTTCCCTGGGAACGGATATTCTCAATCCCGATTATGACATGCTGTCCGTTCACGGGCTGCGGGACGGGAGCAATCCTGCCATTCCAAAGCAAAAATTCGCCTACGGGCAGGATCCATTCTACGGTGAAGGAACAATCATTCATGTGCCGGCGGCCCGGCCTAATGTCTGCATTGCCCATGTCCAGCAGGTGGGGGAAGAAGGTACGGTACGGGTCTACGGGCAGCGGTATTCCGATGCGGAAGCCATGAAAGCGGCTGACACACTCATTGTGGTGGCGGAGGAAATCGTGCCGGAACACGTGTTAAGGCAGGATCCCAGTGCCAACCTCATTCCTCACTACCTGGTGGATGCCATTGTGGAAGTGCCTTGGGGTGCCCATCCCACGGGCTGTTACGGGTATTATGAAGTGGACGGTGCTTTCATCCGGGAGTTTTACAGCCGCACCAAGACCCAGGCAGGCTTCGATGAATGGGCCGAAGAGTGGATTTTCGGTGTTAAGAACTTTGATGAATACCTGCAGAAATTAGGGTTCAAGCGGCTGGACGCCCTGCGGGCCAACTCGGCTACGAAATACAGCACGCGGGTCAGGAGGGGAGCGGTCTAATGGAGTGGCTCAATAATCACGAATATGCCCAACCGGGTGAATACAAAATCATCGAGTACCTGGCGGTAGCCGGCGCCCGGGAGATCCGGGACGGGGAAACGGTCTTTGCCGGTACCGGTTTGCCGATGCTGGCGGTGACTTTGGCCCAAAAGACCACTGCCCCTAGAGCGGCCATTATCTACGAAGCCGGCTCCATGGACGGGAGACCCATGGACTTGCCGGCGTCCGTGGGGGATGCCCGCTGTGAATACCAGGCTTCCGTGGTATCCGGTTTGTTTGATGTTTTCAACCAGCTTCAAAGGGGATCCATTGACCTGGCTTTCCTGGGAGGGGCGGAAATTGACAAATACGGTAATGTGAATACCACCGCGATAGGTGATTACCGGAACCCGGAGGTGCGGCTGACGGGGAGCGGCGGTAACCCGGACATCAATTCCCTGGCCAGGCGCACGGTGTTTATCATGTCCCAGGAAAAGAGAAGGTTTAAAGAGCAGGTGGATTACAGCACTTCCCCCGGCTGGCGGGTGAAAAAATGGCCCGGCGGGGAATGGGTCAGCCGGCAAGAGGCTTTCGGTCCGGTGTTCCGGGGCGGTCCCGTGGCGGTGATTACGGATATGGCCGTGTTCCGGTTTGATGAGGAGACCGGGGAAATGTACCTGCACTCCGTGCATGCGGGCTTTACCCCCAAGGATGTGCAGGATAACGTGGGCTTTGCCATCGATGTCTCCCGCTGTACCGGGGAAACAACACCCCCCACGTACCATGAATTATATTTACTGCGTCATGTCATCGATCCGGAGAAACTGTTTATCCGGTAGTCAGAATAAAGCGAAATCTTTTGCAAATTAGCCGGTGAGGAGGAGGCAAAATGGTGCAGTCGGTGATAGTGAGTGCGGCGCGCACACCTTTCGGTAAGCTGGGCGGTGCTTTGAGGCCGTTGAAAGCGACCCAGTTAGGCGGTATTGCCATTCAAGAAGCGGTGAAAAGGGCTCGCATTCCCGATTCCATTATTGATCACGTGATTATGGGGCAAGTGCTGCAGGGCGGGTGCGGCCAGATCCCGTCCAGGCAGGCGGCCAGGGCGGCCGGTATTGCCTGGGAGGTGCCTTCGGAAACCATTAACAAGGTTTGCGCCTCCGGTTTGCGGGCCGTGACCATGGCGGATCAAATGATCCGGGCGGGAGATGCCCAGGTGGTGGTGGCAGGTGGCATGGAAAGTATGAGCAATGCTCCCTATTTCGTGCCGGATGCCCGCTGGGGCCTCCGGATGTTTGACGCCAAGTTTGTGGACCTG
This window of the Clostridia bacterium genome carries:
- a CDS encoding acyl CoA--acetate/3-ketoacid CoA transferase subunit alpha — its product is MGVKNKKMSIEEAVSLIKDGDSVTFSGFTIWRRPMALIYEIVRQRKKNLHLIEVNSGTHGEILIGAGCVKVWESCWIGHELYGKLGANLARKVKAGELVVEDYSHYQMLLRFTAGAMGVPYLPCRASLGTDILNPDYDMLSVHGLRDGSNPAIPKQKFAYGQDPFYGEGTIIHVPAARPNVCIAHVQQVGEEGTVRVYGQRYSDAEAMKAADTLIVVAEEIVPEHVLRQDPSANLIPHYLVDAIVEVPWGAHPTGCYGYYEVDGAFIREFYSRTKTQAGFDEWAEEWIFGVKNFDEYLQKLGFKRLDALRANSATKYSTRVRRGAV
- a CDS encoding acyl CoA--acetate/3-ketoacid CoA transferase subunit beta, producing MEWLNNHEYAQPGEYKIIEYLAVAGAREIRDGETVFAGTGLPMLAVTLAQKTTAPRAAIIYEAGSMDGRPMDLPASVGDARCEYQASVVSGLFDVFNQLQRGSIDLAFLGGAEIDKYGNVNTTAIGDYRNPEVRLTGSGGNPDINSLARRTVFIMSQEKRRFKEQVDYSTSPGWRVKKWPGGEWVSRQEAFGPVFRGGPVAVITDMAVFRFDEETGEMYLHSVHAGFTPKDVQDNVGFAIDVSRCTGETTPPTYHELYLLRHVIDPEKLFIR